The following proteins come from a genomic window of Aequorivita marisscotiae:
- a CDS encoding uracil-DNA glycosylase family protein produces MFHHIHPYPPYIPKTATKLIVGTLPPPRFTTGNLKEGDVDFCYGSRDGQLWTILDKIFNLNLKFETTAEAIAQREHFLIKRGIGICDMVASAKREKVDASDIGMLDVELRDLVAVLQQNPKIDTLLFTGGNSKNGPEYFFRRSLKAYNISLKVVSNKVPRIHQFQLPKDGRIIKTVSLIAPSGAANRAVGSLDSYKKMKAEFPEKTTIDFRVEQYRPFF; encoded by the coding sequence TTGTTTCATCACATTCATCCATACCCGCCGTATATTCCAAAGACAGCCACCAAATTAATTGTGGGTACCTTGCCGCCCCCTCGTTTTACCACAGGTAATTTAAAAGAAGGCGATGTAGATTTTTGCTACGGAAGTAGAGACGGACAATTATGGACAATTCTCGATAAAATTTTCAATTTAAATCTGAAATTTGAAACTACTGCCGAAGCCATTGCGCAACGGGAGCATTTTCTTATTAAAAGAGGCATAGGCATTTGCGATATGGTAGCTTCGGCAAAACGTGAAAAAGTAGATGCTTCAGACATAGGAATGTTGGATGTAGAGCTACGTGATTTGGTTGCCGTTCTTCAGCAAAACCCTAAAATTGATACGCTTCTTTTTACAGGAGGCAACAGTAAAAATGGTCCGGAATATTTCTTCCGAAGAAGTTTGAAGGCGTATAATATTTCTTTAAAAGTGGTTTCAAACAAAGTACCGAGAATTCACCAATTTCAACTTCCTAAAGACGGTAGAATTATAAAAACCGTTTCGTTAATTGCGCCTTCGGGCGCTGCAAATAGGGCGGTGGGTAGTTTGGATTCGTATAAAAAAATGAAGGCTGAATTTCCTGAGAAAACAACAATTGATTTTCGGGTAGAGCAGTATCGGCCTTTTTTTTAA
- a CDS encoding cob(I)yrinic acid a,c-diamide adenosyltransferase, which yields MKIYTKTGDAGTTALFGGTRVPKHNIRIESYGTVDELNANLGMIRSHAIDDHSKKIVIQIQNILFTIGSTLATDPNKAILKSGKERLNIPKVEEEDILLLETEMDAMNEALPEITHFVLPGGNPVVSSCHIARTVCRRAERRITLLNEKEPVNELVIKYLNRLSDYLFVLARKLSKDTNAEETQWIPKKL from the coding sequence ATGAAAATATACACCAAAACCGGCGATGCAGGCACTACTGCCCTTTTCGGCGGCACACGGGTTCCTAAGCACAACATCCGTATTGAAAGTTACGGCACTGTTGACGAACTTAATGCCAACCTCGGGATGATACGCAGCCACGCCATAGACGATCATAGTAAAAAAATAGTAATACAAATTCAGAATATACTTTTTACCATAGGTTCTACCTTGGCAACAGACCCCAACAAGGCCATTCTAAAAAGTGGAAAGGAACGCCTCAATATTCCAAAAGTTGAGGAGGAAGATATTTTACTTCTGGAAACAGAAATGGATGCTATGAACGAGGCCTTGCCAGAGATAACCCATTTTGTGCTTCCCGGAGGAAATCCGGTCGTGTCATCTTGTCACATTGCCCGTACCGTATGTCGTCGTGCCGAACGCCGGATTACCCTTTTAAATGAAAAGGAACCAGTAAACGAACTAGTTATAAAATATTTAAACAGACTATCTGACTACCTATTTGTGCTGGCACGAAAGTTGTCTAAAGACACAAACGCAGAAGAAACGCAATGGATTCCAAAGAAATTGTAA
- the secA gene encoding preprotein translocase subunit SecA, with product MGILDNVLKVFVGDKSKKDIGQIQPLVNEVKKFESTIEKLSHDELRAKSDYFRKEIKDAQKEIQDQIDTLEKQSETEQDINKKEEFYNQIDKLKDDRYEIEKVTLNKILPEAFAVMKETAKRFKNNETITVTASPFDREISADKDYVTLEDDKAIWKNSWDAAGKPITWDMVHYDVQLIGGVALHEGKVAEMQTGEGKTLVATLPMYLNALAGNGVHLVTVNDYLAKRDSAWMAPLFEFHGMTVDCIDNHRPNSAARRKAYLSDITYGTNNEFGFDYLRDNMAHSPDDLVQRPHHYAIVDEVDSVLIDDARTPLIISGPVPEGDRHEFNELKPKINAIVEVQKKYLTGVLAEAKKLIKEGDHKEGGFQLLRVFRGLPKNKALIKYLSEEGVKQILQKTENHYMSDNNREMPKVDAELYFVIDEKNNQIDLTDKGIDYLSGEGDPDFFIMPEIGSEIAKIESKELSTEEEVAEKEELFRDFSVKSERIHTMNQLLKAYTLFEKDDQYVVMENKVMIVDEQTGRIMDGRRYSDGLHQAIEAKEDVKIEAMTQTFATITLQNYFRMYRKLSGMTGTAVTEAGELWEIYKLDVVEIPTNRPIARFDREDKIYKTKREKYNAVGEEVVALSKAGRPVLIGTTSVEISELLSRMLSLRNIPHNVLNAKLHKREADIVAEAGKSGIVTIATNMAGRGTDIKLSKEVKDAGGLAIVGTERHDSRRVDRQLRGRSGRQGDPGSSQFYVSLEDNLMRLFGSERIAKMMDRMGLKEGEVIQHSMISKSIERAQKKVEENNFGIRKRLLEYDDVMNAQREVVYKRRFHALFGDRLRVDIANMIFDTAEVVAESNKMAQDYKNFEFELIRFFSMSSPISEKEFEKMDAREIAGKVYKAAYVHYQNKMARNAEMAYPVIKNVYETQKDKYKRILVPFTDGVKTLNVATDLEKAYETEGKQLVNDFEKNITLAIIDDAWKTHLRKMDELKQSVQLAVHEQKDPLLIYKFEAFELFKAMIEKVNKDVISFLFKGELPQENQQQIQEAREVKRKENLSEQKDEIPNMDERAAQSRAAGNTQSQHQQVTETIVRERPKINRNDKVTIKHVMSGENKTMKFKQAIPLLDKGDWVLVDE from the coding sequence ATGGGAATATTAGATAATGTATTAAAAGTTTTTGTTGGCGATAAATCAAAAAAAGATATTGGCCAAATACAGCCGCTGGTGAACGAAGTAAAAAAGTTTGAATCTACAATTGAAAAACTTTCCCACGATGAACTGCGAGCCAAATCAGATTACTTCAGAAAAGAAATAAAAGACGCTCAAAAAGAAATTCAAGACCAAATTGATACCCTGGAAAAACAATCTGAAACCGAGCAGGATATCAATAAAAAAGAAGAATTCTACAATCAAATAGACAAACTTAAGGACGATCGCTACGAAATTGAAAAAGTAACCCTTAACAAAATACTTCCCGAAGCTTTTGCAGTAATGAAAGAAACTGCCAAACGCTTTAAAAACAACGAAACAATTACAGTAACGGCCAGCCCATTTGACCGTGAAATTTCTGCAGATAAAGACTATGTAACCCTAGAAGACGATAAAGCCATTTGGAAAAACTCTTGGGATGCCGCAGGAAAGCCCATTACCTGGGATATGGTACATTACGACGTTCAGCTAATTGGAGGGGTTGCTCTTCACGAAGGAAAAGTAGCCGAGATGCAAACGGGTGAAGGTAAAACCTTGGTAGCTACCCTGCCAATGTACCTAAATGCCCTTGCCGGAAACGGGGTACACCTGGTAACGGTAAACGATTATCTTGCAAAACGTGATAGTGCTTGGATGGCACCTTTATTTGAGTTTCACGGAATGACAGTAGATTGTATAGACAATCACCGCCCCAATTCGGCAGCGCGAAGAAAAGCATACCTTTCCGACATTACTTATGGAACCAATAACGAATTTGGTTTTGATTATCTGCGCGATAATATGGCCCATTCGCCAGACGATCTTGTTCAGCGACCACACCACTACGCTATTGTAGATGAGGTAGATTCGGTTTTAATTGATGACGCACGTACACCGTTAATTATTTCGGGCCCCGTGCCTGAAGGCGATCGCCACGAGTTTAACGAATTGAAGCCTAAAATAAACGCTATTGTTGAGGTTCAAAAAAAATATCTAACCGGCGTTTTAGCCGAAGCCAAAAAACTAATTAAAGAAGGCGATCATAAAGAAGGTGGTTTTCAATTGCTTCGTGTTTTCCGCGGTTTGCCGAAAAATAAGGCTCTTATAAAATACCTTTCGGAAGAAGGTGTAAAGCAAATTCTTCAAAAAACCGAAAATCATTACATGAGCGACAACAACCGCGAAATGCCAAAAGTTGACGCCGAACTTTATTTTGTAATAGACGAAAAAAACAACCAAATAGATCTTACCGATAAAGGAATTGACTATCTCTCAGGCGAAGGCGATCCAGATTTCTTTATTATGCCAGAAATTGGAAGTGAAATTGCAAAAATTGAAAGCAAGGAACTTTCAACAGAAGAGGAAGTTGCAGAAAAAGAAGAACTTTTTCGCGATTTTTCTGTGAAAAGTGAGCGTATCCACACAATGAACCAACTTTTAAAAGCCTATACGCTTTTTGAAAAAGACGATCAATATGTGGTGATGGAGAACAAGGTAATGATCGTGGATGAGCAAACGGGTCGTATTATGGATGGCCGCCGCTACAGTGACGGTCTTCATCAAGCAATTGAAGCAAAAGAGGATGTGAAAATTGAAGCCATGACACAGACCTTCGCTACAATTACACTTCAAAATTACTTTAGAATGTACCGCAAACTCTCAGGAATGACGGGTACTGCAGTAACAGAGGCTGGCGAGCTTTGGGAAATCTACAAACTAGATGTAGTTGAAATTCCTACTAACCGCCCCATTGCGCGATTTGACCGAGAAGATAAAATCTACAAAACAAAAAGAGAAAAATATAACGCCGTTGGCGAAGAGGTGGTAGCACTTTCAAAAGCGGGAAGACCTGTTTTAATTGGTACCACTTCCGTAGAAATTTCAGAATTACTCAGCAGAATGTTGAGTTTGCGAAATATTCCGCACAATGTTTTGAACGCAAAACTCCACAAACGCGAGGCAGATATTGTAGCCGAAGCAGGAAAAAGTGGAATCGTAACCATAGCCACAAACATGGCGGGTCGTGGTACGGATATTAAACTGAGCAAAGAAGTTAAAGATGCAGGCGGACTTGCCATTGTGGGTACCGAGCGCCACGATAGCCGCCGTGTAGACAGGCAGTTGCGCGGTCGTAGTGGTCGTCAGGGCGATCCGGGAAGTTCACAATTTTACGTTTCATTGGAAGACAACTTGATGCGTCTTTTCGGAAGTGAGCGAATTGCCAAAATGATGGACCGTATGGGTCTTAAGGAAGGCGAAGTTATCCAGCACAGCATGATTTCAAAATCTATTGAACGTGCGCAGAAAAAGGTAGAGGAAAATAACTTTGGGATCCGTAAGCGATTATTGGAATATGATGATGTAATGAATGCGCAGCGCGAGGTGGTTTACAAACGCCGTTTCCACGCCCTATTTGGAGACCGTCTTCGTGTAGATATCGCGAATATGATTTTTGATACTGCCGAAGTTGTTGCCGAGAGCAATAAAATGGCGCAGGATTATAAAAACTTTGAATTTGAGTTGATTAGGTTCTTCTCCATGAGCTCCCCTATTTCCGAAAAAGAATTTGAAAAAATGGATGCCCGTGAAATAGCCGGAAAGGTTTATAAAGCCGCTTATGTTCACTATCAGAACAAGATGGCGCGCAATGCTGAAATGGCTTATCCGGTAATTAAGAATGTTTATGAAACCCAAAAAGATAAATACAAAAGAATCCTAGTTCCGTTTACAGATGGTGTAAAAACGTTAAATGTTGCCACCGACCTGGAAAAAGCGTACGAAACCGAAGGAAAACAACTGGTAAATGATTTTGAAAAAAATATCACTTTAGCCATTATTGACGATGCTTGGAAAACCCACCTTCGCAAGATGGACGAGTTAAAACAATCCGTTCAACTTGCGGTTCACGAGCAGAAAGACCCCTTGCTTATTTATAAATTTGAAGCTTTTGAGCTTTTTAAGGCGATGATTGAAAAGGTAAATAAAGACGTTATTTCTTTCCTTTTCAAAGGTGAGCTTCCACAGGAAAACCAGCAGCAAATACAGGAAGCAAGAGAGGTAAAACGAAAAGAAAACTTAAGCGAGCAAAAGGACGAAATACCAAACATGGATGAGCGTGCAGCCCAATCTCGTGCCGCTGGCAATACACAATCACAACACCAACAGGTAACGGAAACCATTGTACGCGAACGTCCAAAAATTAATCGTAATGATAAGGTTACCATTAAGCACGTTATGAGCGGCGAAAACAAAACGATGAAATTTAAACAAGCAATTCCGCTATTAGACAAAGGAGATTGGGTTTTGGTTGATGAATAA
- a CDS encoding DUF1579 domain-containing protein: MKNLFLIVSVFVLCFASCKNETKDSMEADNSVEIDSVVTEEPEMPEITMDSVAMQKAWEAYMTPGEQHERMAADVGTWNDELTFWMGPDAPPEKATATEEIKMIMGGRYQEGTITGEMMGMPFVGRSTIAYDNASNEYISTWIDNMGTGISVMRGKYDAPSKTTTFTGTMMDPMTGKEKQMKQVYTYIDENTRKLEMFEIGPSGNEFKNMEIMMTKA; encoded by the coding sequence ATGAAAAATCTATTTTTAATAGTATCTGTATTTGTATTATGTTTTGCTTCTTGCAAAAATGAAACGAAGGATTCGATGGAAGCTGATAACTCAGTTGAAATAGACAGCGTTGTAACAGAAGAACCCGAAATGCCAGAAATTACAATGGATTCCGTGGCAATGCAAAAAGCTTGGGAAGCTTATATGACGCCTGGGGAACAACACGAAAGAATGGCGGCCGATGTAGGTACGTGGAATGATGAACTCACCTTTTGGATGGGCCCCGATGCGCCGCCCGAAAAAGCAACTGCAACCGAAGAAATTAAAATGATCATGGGCGGTCGCTATCAAGAGGGTACTATTACTGGCGAAATGATGGGAATGCCATTTGTAGGCCGCTCAACCATAGCTTATGATAATGCCAGCAATGAATACATCTCTACTTGGATTGATAATATGGGTACCGGAATTTCGGTAATGCGCGGAAAATACGATGCTCCCAGTAAAACCACAACTTTTACGGGTACGATGATGGATCCGATGACGGGCAAGGAAAAGCAGATGAAACAAGTATATACCTATATAGATGAAAACACCCGGAAATTAGAAATGTTTGAAATTGGCCCAAGTGGCAACGAATTTAAAAATATGGAAATTATGATGACGAAAGCGTAG
- a CDS encoding ABC-F family ATP-binding cassette domain-containing protein, with translation MNYLSVENISKSFGMKPLFQNISFGINEGQKIGFVAKNGTGKTSLLNIIAGNDTADSGNVVSRKGLKIAYLPQEPDLDPAQTVEQTIFSSDNPILKIIENYERAIENPEDSEAYQKAFDAMEAHHAWDFETRYKQILFKLKMEDLHAKVSTLSGGQKKRLALANALLTTPDLLIMDEPTNHLDLEMIEWLENLFAKENFTLFMVTHDRYFLERVCNEIVELDEGTLYSYKGNYSYYLEKREARIENEATETGKAKQLFKKELDWMRRQPKARTTKSKSRIDDFHEIKERANKRRNDHQVQLELNMERMGTKVVELHKISKSFGDKQMLDKFEYNFNRGERVGIIGKNGTGKSTFLNILTGALKPDSGKVIIGETVKFGYYTQAGLNIKDGQKVIDVIKEYGEYIPLKKGRIISASQLLERFLFDPKKQYDFVEKLSGGERKRLYLCTVLIKNPNFLILDEPTNDLDIVTLNVLESFLLDFPGCLLVVSHDRYFMDKIVDHLFVFRGNAEIEDFPGNYSDFRAYEDSNIQEKREASESAPKVKKDWKQDASPVKLTYNEQKEYNKLEKEIANLEKNREELQNKFATENWDGPEIDKQSIKLQEIIDTIEAKEERWFELSAKME, from the coding sequence GTGAATTACCTTTCAGTAGAAAACATATCTAAATCCTTCGGGATGAAACCTTTGTTTCAAAATATTTCCTTCGGAATAAATGAAGGACAAAAAATAGGTTTTGTAGCCAAAAACGGTACGGGAAAAACATCCTTACTCAATATAATTGCGGGAAACGACACCGCCGACTCCGGCAATGTTGTGAGCCGAAAAGGCTTAAAAATTGCTTATTTACCGCAGGAACCCGATTTAGACCCCGCACAAACGGTAGAACAAACTATCTTTTCTTCAGACAACCCCATTCTTAAAATTATTGAGAATTACGAGCGGGCCATTGAAAATCCGGAGGATTCCGAAGCATACCAAAAAGCCTTTGACGCCATGGAAGCGCATCACGCTTGGGATTTTGAAACGCGGTACAAACAGATTCTTTTCAAACTTAAAATGGAAGACTTGCACGCGAAAGTTTCAACACTTAGCGGCGGACAAAAAAAACGGTTGGCTTTGGCAAATGCCCTATTAACTACGCCAGATTTGTTAATAATGGATGAGCCTACCAACCATTTAGATTTAGAAATGATTGAATGGCTGGAAAATCTTTTTGCGAAAGAAAATTTCACCTTGTTTATGGTTACACACGACCGTTACTTTTTGGAACGCGTCTGCAACGAAATTGTAGAATTAGACGAGGGAACGCTTTACAGTTACAAGGGAAATTACAGTTACTACCTGGAAAAGCGTGAGGCCCGCATTGAAAACGAAGCGACCGAAACCGGCAAGGCAAAGCAACTTTTTAAAAAAGAATTGGACTGGATGCGCCGCCAACCCAAAGCTAGAACCACAAAAAGCAAAAGCCGAATAGACGATTTTCACGAAATAAAAGAACGCGCCAACAAACGCCGAAACGACCACCAAGTACAATTGGAACTAAATATGGAGCGAATGGGCACCAAAGTGGTGGAGTTGCATAAAATTTCGAAATCATTTGGCGACAAACAGATGCTCGATAAGTTTGAATATAATTTTAACCGTGGCGAACGCGTAGGAATTATCGGGAAAAACGGAACAGGAAAATCTACATTTTTAAATATTTTAACTGGTGCTTTAAAACCAGATTCTGGGAAAGTAATTATTGGCGAAACCGTAAAATTTGGTTACTACACCCAAGCAGGACTAAATATTAAGGATGGCCAAAAAGTTATAGATGTTATAAAGGAATACGGCGAATATATTCCGCTAAAAAAAGGAAGGATAATATCGGCATCGCAACTGTTGGAACGTTTTCTTTTCGACCCCAAAAAGCAATACGACTTTGTAGAAAAGCTTAGCGGCGGAGAACGAAAACGACTTTATTTATGTACGGTTTTAATTAAAAACCCTAACTTTTTAATTCTCGATGAGCCCACAAACGATTTAGATATTGTAACGTTAAATGTGTTGGAAAGTTTCCTGTTAGACTTTCCCGGCTGTCTATTAGTAGTGAGCCACGACCGCTATTTTATGGATAAAATTGTAGATCATTTGTTTGTATTTAGAGGCAATGCAGAAATAGAAGATTTTCCCGGAAACTATTCAGATTTTAGGGCGTATGAAGACAGTAATATTCAAGAAAAACGCGAGGCGAGCGAAAGTGCACCTAAAGTTAAAAAAGATTGGAAACAAGACGCCAGTCCGGTAAAGCTAACCTATAACGAACAAAAGGAATACAATAAACTGGAAAAGGAAATAGCAAATCTTGAAAAAAATCGCGAAGAACTGCAAAACAAGTTCGCAACCGAAAACTGGGACGGCCCCGAAATTGACAAGCAATCTATAAAACTTCAGGAAATTATAGATACCATTGAAGCAAAGGAAGAGCGTTGGTTTGAGCTTTCGGCAAAGATGGAATAA
- a CDS encoding O-methyltransferase: MIHQSKSYIKFIRLSKNKHGVHSPFVFDLVTQCFNDKAKYPEYEILKKHRQALRQDTTKVEMKDFGQGSRVFKGNARKVSAVVKNAGMKKKRQKLLFRLAKYLKSENILELGTSLGLGTVALSLANEFAAINTVDGCPNTLGKAQQYFEKFNLHNIQINEMLFKDFLFENKMVKYDLVFIDGDHNGERTLQYFNSLLNNVHNDSLIIFDDIYWSKEMTAAWQQIIANTKVTVSIDTFQWGLVFFRKEQPKQHFIIRIK; the protein is encoded by the coding sequence ATGATACATCAATCAAAAAGTTATATAAAATTTATTCGGCTCTCCAAGAATAAGCATGGCGTACATTCGCCGTTTGTATTCGATTTGGTGACGCAGTGTTTTAACGATAAAGCGAAATACCCTGAATACGAAATTTTAAAAAAACACCGCCAAGCCCTCAGGCAAGATACCACGAAGGTAGAAATGAAGGATTTTGGCCAAGGTTCGCGCGTGTTTAAAGGCAATGCCCGAAAGGTTTCGGCAGTAGTTAAAAATGCTGGTATGAAAAAAAAGCGGCAAAAATTACTTTTCCGCTTGGCGAAATATCTTAAAAGTGAAAATATTTTAGAACTTGGAACCTCCTTGGGCCTTGGTACGGTTGCGCTTTCGCTCGCCAATGAATTTGCCGCAATTAATACGGTGGACGGTTGCCCAAATACCCTTGGGAAAGCGCAGCAATATTTTGAAAAATTTAATCTGCACAATATTCAGATTAACGAGATGTTGTTTAAAGATTTTCTTTTTGAAAATAAAATGGTTAAATACGATTTAGTATTTATTGACGGCGACCATAACGGAGAGCGTACTTTGCAGTATTTCAATTCGCTTTTAAACAATGTTCACAACGACTCTCTTATAATTTTTGACGATATTTATTGGAGCAAAGAGATGACGGCTGCATGGCAACAAATTATTGCAAATACAAAAGTTACAGTAAGTATCGATACCTTTCAATGGGGTTTGGTATTTTTTAGGAAGGAACAGCCTAAACAACATTTTATAATTCGCATTAAGTAG
- a CDS encoding DUF2795 domain-containing protein has protein sequence MYWTLELASYLSDAPWPATKDELIDYAIRTGAPLEVVENLQAIEDEGDSYDSIEEIWADYPTDDDYLWNEDEY, from the coding sequence ATGTACTGGACATTAGAATTAGCATCCTATTTAAGCGATGCACCCTGGCCCGCAACCAAAGACGAATTGATTGATTACGCGATCAGGACCGGTGCTCCACTAGAAGTAGTGGAAAACCTTCAGGCAATTGAAGACGAGGGCGACTCTTATGACTCTATTGAAGAGATCTGGGCAGACTACCCCACAGACGACGATTATCTTTGGAACGAGGATGAATATTAA
- a CDS encoding DUF4199 domain-containing protein has translation MRKIYIEFKWAFIFTIAMLCWMLLEKTLGWHEEQIADHWWLTMLFAPFAILLYLLEMREKRRRVYNGKLTWLQGFISGIILSVFVALLSPVAQYITHNYITPEYFNNVIEYSVTNDLMTRTKANDYFNINSYMWQSAIGALGFGIVTAAVVAIFVRKK, from the coding sequence ATGCGCAAAATATATATTGAATTTAAATGGGCATTTATCTTTACAATTGCAATGCTCTGTTGGATGCTGCTCGAAAAAACGCTTGGATGGCACGAAGAGCAGATTGCAGACCATTGGTGGCTTACTATGCTATTTGCTCCTTTCGCTATTTTGCTTTATCTCTTAGAAATGCGCGAAAAAAGAAGACGGGTTTATAACGGAAAATTAACATGGCTACAAGGTTTTATATCGGGGATTATTCTAAGTGTTTTCGTGGCGCTACTTTCGCCCGTGGCGCAATATATAACCCATAATTATATTACGCCCGAATATTTTAATAACGTAATTGAATATTCGGTGACCAATGATTTAATGACCCGAACCAAGGCTAATGATTATTTTAACATAAACAGCTATATGTGGCAATCTGCTATAGGGGCGTTGGGCTTTGGGATTGTTACGGCTGCGGTGGTTGCCATCTTTGTGCGAAAGAAATAA
- a CDS encoding ABC transporter ATP-binding protein, protein MSLLIKIRKITRDFPLGNEVVKVLKGIDLDINRGEYVALMGPSGSGKSTLMNLLGCLDTPTSGSYELNGKDVSNMTDDELAEIRNKEIGFVFQTFNLLPRTTALENVALPMIYAGASKSERTARAKQVLTDVGLADRMDHKPNQLSGGQRQRVAVGRALVNKPSIILADEPTGNLDSKTSDEIMNLFNEIHQAGNTVILVTHEEEIAENAHRIIRLRDGMVESDTKKEVLIGKS, encoded by the coding sequence ATGAGTTTATTGATTAAAATTAGAAAAATAACCCGTGATTTTCCACTAGGAAATGAAGTGGTAAAAGTTTTAAAAGGGATAGACCTCGATATTAATCGCGGCGAATACGTAGCATTAATGGGGCCATCTGGCTCGGGAAAATCTACATTAATGAATCTTTTGGGTTGTTTAGACACGCCTACTTCTGGCAGCTACGAGCTAAATGGCAAGGATGTGAGCAATATGACCGATGACGAATTGGCTGAAATAAGAAATAAGGAAATAGGCTTCGTTTTTCAAACGTTTAATTTACTGCCCCGAACCACAGCGCTCGAAAATGTGGCTTTGCCAATGATCTATGCAGGCGCCTCAAAAAGCGAACGCACCGCACGTGCCAAACAAGTATTAACAGATGTGGGACTGGCAGATAGGATGGACCACAAGCCAAACCAACTTTCCGGCGGACAACGGCAACGTGTGGCTGTTGGCAGAGCCTTAGTAAATAAACCATCTATTATTTTGGCCGATGAGCCAACAGGCAATTTAGATTCAAAAACTTCGGATGAAATAATGAATCTATTTAATGAAATTCACCAAGCGGGCAATACGGTAATTCTTGTAACCCACGAAGAAGAAATTGCCGAGAATGCCCACAGAATAATTAGGCTTCGCGACGGAATGGTAGAGAGCGACACGAAAAAGGAAGTATTAATTGGTAAGTCCTGA